The bacterium DNA window TAGTCGACCTGGGTCTGCGCCTCGGGCTTCAGCAGGGCGAGCTCGACGCCGCTCTCACGGGCGCGCAGCTCCATGGCGTGCAGCAGTTCCGGCACTTCTTCACGGCTCGGGATGAGCTCCTCGAGCCGCGTCATGTGCTGCTCGTAGATGGCCAGCTTCTTCTCGAGCTCGGGGCCGCCGCGGGCTGCGATGGCACGCGCCGCTGCGTTCTTGGTCTCGAGCGTCTCCAGCCGCTGCTCGGCTGCGGCGATCCTCTCCTTGTCCTTCGCGTGGACGAAATTCCAGTACGCCACCAGCAGGAGCAGCGGCAGCAGCCCGATCAGGAACCGGTTCCTTGCCTTGGGATCGCTGGGCACGAGTGCCATGGTCAATGCTCCGAGGCGAAGAGGGGAACGGTCTCGATGCGGTCCGGCGGCGGCGTCTCGTACGACGCGTCCAGGACGAAGGCCTGGACGACCTTGTCCTTCTCGTTGACGAGCTGCGTGGAGACGATCGTCACACCGCGGATGAACGGGGACGCCTCGAGATCCTTCATGAACTGCGTGAGCGCGAAGGTATTGCCCGCACGGCCCTGGATCCTGAACGAGACCTGCTGTTCGCCCCCCATGTGGGCGATGCTGGTCAGCCACGTGTATGCGGGCAGCGCACGCCCGATCTCATCCAGGATGTGCGCCCACACGTAGCGGCCGGCATCGATCTCCTGGATGAGCTGGAGCCGGTACGCGATGCTGTCGCGCCGGGCCTGGAGCCGCTCGGTGGCGGCGATCACGGCCGCGTAGTGCGCGGAGTCGCGGACCGCGCGCTCGATGGCGATGTCCAGCTCCTCCATACGGGCGCGGGTGGACACGAACATCCAGCCGACGCCTGCGATGAGCGCGACCCAGCCGAGGACTGCGAAGAGCCCCCAGCGGTCCATGGGCTGGCGCGGCTGCCCAGCGCCCAGCTTGCTTCCCCCGCCCAGCTTGAAGCCGACCTTGCGGCGACTCGCGCGGCGGGCCGCTCCCGGATTCAGGTTGACTTCGATCACGGTCACCTCGGCACGTTCTATCGGGTGCGACGGAGCGCGAGCCCGACGGAGAGCATGAGCATTGGCGCGATGTCGTCGAGTTCGACGTCCTCGGCCACGTCGGACCGAACAGCGATCCGCTCCACCGGGTTGGCGATCTCGGTGCGGACGCCGAGCCGGCTCCCGATCGCGTCCACGATGCCGGGAACGCGGGCACCTCCGCCCGAGAGGAACACGCGGCCGATCCCCTGGCCGCCCGTCTGCGCCGTGACGACCGCGGCAGCCCGCTCGATCCCGATGGCGAGCTCCTCGGCGCGTTCGGCGACGAAGCTCCGGAGATCCACGCCATGGCCGTTGCCGCCGACGTGGCCCTGGACCACCGCCTCGGCCTCATCCGCGGTGAGACCGCGCTCCCGCTGGAGCGCCTCACGCAGGCGCCGGGAGCCGAAGGGGATGTCGCGGACGAGGACGGGGATGCCGTCGTCCAGCACGTTGATGTTGGTCGTCTCGTGCCCGATGTTGACGAGCGCGACCATGCCGCTGTCGAAGTTCGGGTAGTTCCGCCCGAAGGCGTTGTGGAGCGCGAACGATTCGACGTCGATGATGGATGCCGTGAGGCCGGCGTCCGCGAGCAGAGACATACGGTTCTCGATCAGCTCGCGCTTCGCCGCGACCAGCAGCACCGACATCTGGGGGGAGTCGCCTTCGGGGTCCAGGATCTGGAAGTCGAGCTGCACGCTCTCCATGTCGAACGGCACGTGCTGCTCGGCCTCCCAGCGGATGACCTCCCGCGCGTTGGCCTCACTCATCCGGTCCATCTGGATCTTCTTGATGATCACGTCGTGTCCGCCCACCGCCGCGACGACATCACGGATCTTGATGCCCGCGCTCTCGACGACCGAGCGGATGGTGGACGTGACCAGAAGCGGGTCCATGATCTCGCCGTCCACGATCGCGTCCTGGACGAGCGGGCTCATGGCGACCTTGACGATCTCGGGCTCGGCCTTGGAATGGTCGATGGCCACCAGCTTGATGAAGCCGCTCCCGATGTCGAGGCCCGCGGTGAGCCGTTTCCTGCCGAAGAGTCCCATGGTGTGTCTTGCCCAGTCGCGTGGTTTGAAAGGGCGCGGCGCCCGCCTCGCGTCCAGCGCCGCGCCCGCGTGATCCGGCGCTCAACCGCCGGCCGCCGTGATGTCCATCCAGCTCCGCTGCGCGATCGGCCTGAGACGCGAAGTCAGCGGGTTGTTCGCGATCGCGCGCTCGATCGCGCAGCTCGAGAACGTGACCTGTGCGTGGCCGAGGACGACCGTCTGGTCCGGGGCCAGTTCGCCGCCGCTCATCACCAGCGTGACGCCATTGAGGTGGCCACCCGTCCCCTTCGTGTTCAAGCGGCCCTTGACGATGGTGATCCCGTAGAAGTGCATGCCGCCGGTCAGCTCGAGGTCGCCGTCGACGAGCAGGATTCCCTGCCCTGCCCCGCTCGCCGCGATCTTGAGGTCGCCCTCCGCGTAGATGATCGGGAAGTAGAAGTGGCACGGATGACCCGGCAGCGTGGGTGCTCCCCAGTTGAACCGGTGGCCGTAGTCGCACGCGCCGCTGGCGTCCAGCTGCGGCCCCAGACTGGTGATCGTCGTCGTCCCCGCCGGGAACCTGTGGTTCGCGTGGGCCTTCAACTCGTCGAAGTCGACGTCGCCGAAATGGAGGAAGCTCGCCGGATCGAGCGTGGCGTCTTCATCCATCGGCGGATCGCCGAGGATCTCGTGGGCTGCGCCCTTACGGTCCAGGGCCGTCGTGTCCCTCATGACGAGGCCCGCCACGCTCCCCATGTCGTCGCACCCGGACCAGACCGCGGGATGCCAATCGTTGCCATCCACCCGGGCGCTCCCGCCGATGGTCATGCTGCCGAAGACCTGGAGCGCGCGGTCGGTGGGGATGTCCACGTTCATTCCACGCACGACGACGCCGAGGCGGTGCGTGGCGCCGGAGTAGCGCCCGCCCTTCCGCACCGTGCCCGTCGATTCGATGAAGTAGAGCTGCGTGTCGAGTCGCGTGAACGTCAGCGCGTACTCGCCCACGGGCCGGCCCCCTCTCGTGATGACCGTGGTGCCGGCATCCCACGTGGACCGCAGGGTCGGCATCTGCGCATCGAGGAAGCCGCGCGTGTAGGTGCCGAGCGCGTCCTGGAGGCCGCGCTCGGCGTAGTAGAACGCCTCACTGCTGAACTGCTTGCTCATGCCCATGCGCTGTTCCTGCGATGCGGCGAAGAAGCCTCCCGTCACCAGCACACCCACGAGGACGAGCGCGAGGATCGTGGCCACCAGGGCGAACCCTTGCTCCCGGCCATCGCTGCGGACCATGTCGCCTCCGGATTCCTTCTCCGATGCCCAGCGCGCCTCGCCTCGCTCACACCTTCGTCACTCGGTCGCCTCTAGTTGTTGCGCAGAGAGAGCTGCGTCACCAGCGAATCGGTGTAGTGCGTCTGGCCCGGCACGCCCGAGCCCGGCGTCCGCCCGCGCACGACGATCTCGATGCGCACCACGTCGGCCGGGTCCGTGGTCTCGTTGCCGCTGGCGTCGAAGTACCGGAACGCGAGGCCGTCCGGACTCTGGGCCAGCGGCCCGACCACGGGAGCGATCGAGCCGCCAGCATCGCGCCGGGCGAGCACCGGCTCGCCGTCAACGTCGAACAGACCGTAGGTGTAGACCTCGAAGGAGCGGACCGGCGCGCCGAGGTAGACCGGGCCCTCGGCCGGGTTGGCCGGGAAGGCAAAATCCGGGACTTCGAGGGTCGTGGTGTCCACCCCCTCGAGGGTGCCCCAGCTCGCCGAACACGTGCCCCCCTCGCTCACGCCCCGGATCTCCGCGATGCCCCAATCATCGTCGGCGCCCGTGGTCTTGGACCGTTCGATGAAGTAGAGCAGCGCCTGCGTCCCGGCCCTGAACGGCTCGGTGCCTCGCTGGAGCACCACGATCCGCCCGTTGGCCGCGTCCAGCTCGCAGATGAATCCTGCTGCGCGATAGGCGCGGAACGTGAGCGACTCCGCCTGGATCATCGCGAGATCGCCGCCCGTTGCGCTGATCTCACGCAGCTCGCTCTCGAGCACGTCCAGCGCGGCGCGGATGTTCTGCTGCGTGGCCATGGCCGCGCTCTGGTGGCGGTAGCTCCGCTCCTGCACCGCCAGCACCTGGAAGGCGGCACCCAGAACGAGGGCGCCGAACGCGACGACCACGAGCAGCTCCAGAATGGTGAAGCCGGCGGTCGAGCGGTTGACGGTGCTCATGGGCTCACGATGCTGAAGGAGAACGTGTCCGGAGCCACCGCGCCGTGCCGCTGAGCGCCCGGGAACGGCCGCGTGGCCTTGCTGTAGATCTCGACCTCGGCCAGGAGGCCGTTGCGGGTGACCGTCCACCAGAACTGGAAGCCGCCGACGGTGACGGCATCGACCTCGGTGACGGTCCTGAGCTCGTCGAACGGCGTCGCCTTGAGGTTCTCGATCACCTGCTGCAGCGCCGCCGCCCGCTCCGTCCGCAGATCGCCCGCGCGCACCTGCGTGGCCACGTAGCCGGTCGTCGCGGCCATCGAAAGGAGGCCGACGCTCAGGATGACGAGCGCGACCAGCAGTTGACGATGGAGAAGCCGTCCTCCCGCTCGATCCGCGACATCATGGCTTCGTCACCTGTCCGAGAACCCGGATCGCCGCGCGGGCGGTGTACGGCCCGCGGGTGAAGACCACGGTGTCCGGCAGGACCGTGCCGCCACACGCGCCGCCGACGCCGCGAGGCGTGAAGCAGACCTCCAGCAGCGCCGCGTTGCGCACGGACCGCAGGTCCGCCTCGAACTCGCCCGCGTAGTCCAGCACCTGAAGCGTGTCCGGGCCGTCCACGATCCAGGCGCGGCCGGCGGCGGTTTCCACGCCCAGCTTCACCGCCCTCCCGCGTTCGATCGCCAGGCTGCGGGCGCGGGCGCCCATGACGATCAACGCGTCCCGCGCGTTCTCGACGTTGCGCCGGGCGATCGCCCGGCCGAACGCCGGTAGGGCCATGCCCGCCAGGATACCGCCGATGACGAGCACGACCAGGATCTCGATGCCGGAGTATCCGGCCAGCCGATGCGACATCGGGTTGCTCGTGGTTCGGGCCTTGGCGCCGCCGTGGGTCCGTGGCGCCGAACGCCGCGGGCTGGCAGCGCGACGTGGTGGATACGAGATCCGTGCCCGCGCCTAGGTCCTTTGTTTCCAACGGCTTGTGCTGGAAACGCCGGTCTCCGCGCCGGAAATAAGGTGCCAGCATCCGGACATTTTTGCCGTCGCGCCGGTCAGAACGTCGGAACCCAGGACCGCCCTGCGGGCCGCAGCGGCCGGTTGAGTCCGGGCGCCTCGGCGAAGGCGCGGGCGAGGGCGCATGCGTCGAAGCGGATGGCGCCGGCGATGGACGCTTCCCTGGCCCGGACGGCGCCGGTGACGCTGGCTCCCGGGGCGAGGGTGAGGCGCCCGGTGGCGAGGATGGCGCCGGCGAAGGCGGCGCCGGGTGCCAGCTCGAGGTCGCCGTCGACGACGAGGACGCCGCGGCCGGCG harbors:
- a CDS encoding pilus assembly protein PilM codes for the protein MGLFGRKRLTAGLDIGSGFIKLVAIDHSKAEPEIVKVAMSPLVQDAIVDGEIMDPLLVTSTIRSVVESAGIKIRDVVAAVGGHDVIIKKIQMDRMSEANAREVIRWEAEQHVPFDMESVQLDFQILDPEGDSPQMSVLLVAAKRELIENRMSLLADAGLTASIIDVESFALHNAFGRNYPNFDSGMVALVNIGHETTNINVLDDGIPVLVRDIPFGSRRLREALQRERGLTADEAEAVVQGHVGGNGHGVDLRSFVAERAEELAIGIERAAAVVTAQTGGQGIGRVFLSGGGARVPGIVDAIGSRLGVRTEIANPVERIAVRSDVAEDVELDDIAPMLMLSVGLALRRTR